A genomic window from Archocentrus centrarchus isolate MPI-CPG fArcCen1 chromosome 2, fArcCen1, whole genome shotgun sequence includes:
- the orc4 gene encoding LOW QUALITY PROTEIN: origin recognition complex subunit 4 (The sequence of the model RefSeq protein was modified relative to this genomic sequence to represent the inferred CDS: deleted 1 base in 1 codon), protein MSKRKAKDAHLPIGECITQVQQILRERFCERQLPDRLDGVEAQYKHLLELLRRTAVHGESNSVLIVGPRGGGKTTLLQCVLRDLQEEEEVEKNLLQVHLNGLLQTDDRIALKEITRQLQLENVVGDKVFGSFAENLAFLLEALKKGDRSTSCPVLFVLDEFDLFAHHKNQTLLYTLFDVSQSAQAPIAVVGLTCRLDVLELLEKRVKSRFSHRQIHLLSGLNFAQFLERVQMQLSLPDSFPDNKFAQEWNASVKTLCEDKSVEEVLQRHFNSSKNIRSLHVLLMLCLSRVSVAKPAIKPADLLEASRMCFADSTANMLHGLSILELCLVIAMKHLNDIYEGEPFNLQMVHNEFKKFLQRKSSSIYNFEQPVIMKAFEHLQQLELIRPSTGPRSNPSGKYQLVRLTLDHSQIMEALQKYPQCPTDVKQWAMSAFG, encoded by the exons ATGAGTAAGAGGAAGGCCAAAGATGCTCATCTGCCCATAGGGGAATGCATCACACAG GTTCAGCAGATTTTAAGGGAGCGGTTTTGTGAGAGGCAGCTCCCTGACAGGCTGGATGGAGTGGAAGCTCAGTACAA ACATCTCCTGGAGCTGCTGAGGCGGACGGCGGTCCACGGGGAGAGTAACTCTGTGTTAATTGTGGGTcccagaggaggagggaaaacGACG CTGCTCCAGTGTGTGCTGAGAgacctgcaggaggaggaagaggtggagAAAAACCTTCTTCAGGTTCACCTCAATG GTCTCCTGCAGACTGATGACAGAATCGCGCTGAAAGAAATAACCAGGCAGCTCCAACTGGAAAATGTTGTTGGCGACAAAGTGTTT GGAAGCTTTGCTGAAAATCTGGCTTTCCTTCTGGAGGCGTTAAAAAAAG GTGACCGCAGCACCAGTTGCCCAGTGTTGTTCGTCCTGGATGAGTTCGACCTGTTTGCCCACCACAAGAACCAGACTCTGCTCTACACCCTGTTCGACGTCTCCCAGTCCGCCCAGGCTCCCATCGCTGTGGTCGGCCTCACCTGCAGACTA GATGTTCTGGAGCTGCTGGAGAAGCGGGTGAAGTCGCGGTTTTCCCACCGTCAGATCCACCTGCTGAGCGGCCTCAACTTCGCCCAGTTCCTGGAGCGTGTTCAGATGCAGCTCAGCCTGCCGGACAGTTTTCCCGACAACAAGTTCGCTCAGGAGTGGAACGCCAGCGTGAAG ACTCTGTGTGAGGACAAATCCGTGGAGGAAGTCCTGCAGAGACAC TTCAACTCCAGCAAAAACATCCGCTCTCTGCACGTGCTGCTG ATGTTGTGTCTGAGTCGCGTCTCCGTCGCCAAACCTGCCATCAAACCGGCCGACCTGCTCGAGGCCAGCCGGATGTGTTTTGCTGATTCCACGGCTAACATGCTCCACG GCCTGTCCATCTTGGAGCTGTGCCTGGTCATCGCCATGAAACACCTCAATGACATCTACGAAGGAGAGCCGTTCAACCTCCAGATGGTCCATAACG AGTTTAAGAAATTCCTGCAGAGGAAGTCCAGCTCCATCTACAACTTTGAGCAGCCGGTCATCATGAAG GCGTTCGAgcacctgcagcagctggagctgaTCCGGCCGTCGACGGGCCCTCGGTCAAATCCCAGCGGGAAGTACCAGCTTGTGAGGCTCACGCTGGACCACAGTCAGATCATGGAGGCCCTGCAGAAATACCCACAGTGCCCCACTGACGTCAAGCAGTGGGCCATGTCGGCATTTGGGTAG
- the LOC115798608 gene encoding LOW QUALITY PROTEIN: activin receptor type-2A-like (The sequence of the model RefSeq protein was modified relative to this genomic sequence to represent the inferred CDS: deleted 2 bases in 2 codons), which translates to MWPLRSSPSRTSCLWQNEYEIYSCERLWKHENILHFIGVEKRDNNLDLELWLITAYHDKGSLTDYLKANVVSWNELCHIAQSAARGLAYLHEDIPGHKDGHKPSIAHRDIKSKNVLLKNNLTACIADFGLALKFEAGKSAGDTHGQVGTRRYMAPEVLEGAINFQRDSFLRIDMYAFGLVLWELASRCTAADGPVDEYMLPFEEEVGQHPSLEDMQEVVVHKKLRPCLRDCWQKHTGLAMLCETIEDCWDHEAEARLSAGCVEERIGQMQRQAPVIGPEEIVTVVTMVTNVDLPPKESSL; encoded by the exons ATGTGGCCGTTAAGATCTTCCCCATCCAG GACAAGCTGTCTCTGGCAGAACGAGTATGAGATCTACAGCTGTGAGCGGCTATGGAAGCACGAAAACATCCTCCACTTTATCGGCGTGGAGAAGAGG GACAACAACCTGGACCTGGAGCTGTGGCTCATCACCGCCTACCACGACAAG GGTTCACTGACAGACTACCTGAAGGCCAACGTGGTGTCCTGGAACGAGCTTTGCCACATCGCTCAGTCAGCAGCCCGTGGCCTTGCCTACCTCCACGAAGACATCCCAGGACATAAGGACGGGCACAAGCCCTCCATTGCTCACAG gGACATTAAGAGTAAGAATGTGCTGCTGAAGAATAACCTGACAGCCTGCATCGCTGACTTTGGCCTTgcactgaagtttgaggcaggAAAATCAGCAGGAGACACACATGGACAG GTGGGAACACGGCGTTACATGGCTCCTGAAGTGCTGGAGGGCGCCATCAACTTCCAGCGC GACTCCTTCCTGCGCATCGACATGTACGCCTTCGGCCTCGTTCTGTGGGAGCTGGCGTCGCGGTGCACAGCTGCTGATG GTCCAGTAGACGAGTACATGCTCCCCTTTGAGGAGGAGGTGGGTCAGCACCCGTCGCTGGAGGACATGCAGGAAGTGGTGGTGCATAAGAAACTGCGGCCCTGCCTGCGAGACTGCTGGCAGAAACACACG GGTCTGGCCATGCTCTGCGAAACCATCGAGGACTGCTGGGACCACGAGGCCGAGGCCCGCCTGTCTGCCGGCTGCGTGGAGGAGCGCATCGGACAGATGCAGCGCCAGGCGCCCGTCATCGGCCCCGAGGAGATCGTCACTGTCGTCACCATGGTGACAAACGTGGACCTCCCGCCCAAGGAGTCCAGCTTATGA